One region of Collinsella aerofaciens ATCC 25986 genomic DNA includes:
- a CDS encoding carcinine hydrolase/isopenicillin-N N-acyltransferase family protein, producing MKPRNIAIACGVAGVAVSLAAATGIVYHKQIKSAASLKRLTGYADGYDLYAIDIAYDYDLNRIIAAGVRDDQAYIDAVVAQVLPGVPVHVQAPQFACSAFVAVDAEGRVRTGRNYDFKDDTSALLVRNHPRGGYASIGFAALNNLGDNTPLDSVAGRAAALMGPFGQLDGVNECGVSIAVLTLDSKPCDQDAQRPVINTSLAIRLVLDRAATTQEAVDLLSAYDMHAMAGRDYHFFINDAAGDARVVEWDPRDPDRAFKATPVRQVTNFYACYGDEVLPNQKNGELGHGKERAIAIADVLDAHVGAQDEAVAWKALRAAAQEPNPKDITSNTQWSVVFDNTEPAAAITLRRHWGDVDAFAL from the coding sequence ATGAAGCCACGTAACATTGCCATCGCCTGCGGTGTCGCGGGAGTCGCCGTCAGCCTTGCCGCTGCCACCGGTATCGTTTATCACAAGCAAATCAAGTCCGCCGCGTCGCTCAAACGCTTGACCGGCTACGCGGATGGCTATGACCTGTACGCAATCGACATCGCCTACGACTACGATCTTAATCGCATCATCGCCGCTGGCGTGCGCGACGACCAGGCCTACATCGATGCCGTGGTGGCGCAGGTGCTGCCCGGTGTGCCGGTACATGTCCAGGCGCCCCAGTTTGCCTGCAGCGCTTTTGTCGCCGTAGATGCCGAAGGCCGCGTGCGCACCGGTCGCAATTACGACTTTAAGGACGACACCTCGGCGCTGCTGGTGCGCAATCACCCACGCGGCGGCTATGCCTCCATCGGGTTTGCCGCCCTTAACAACCTGGGCGATAACACTCCGCTTGACTCCGTCGCCGGACGGGCCGCCGCACTCATGGGCCCGTTTGGCCAGCTCGACGGTGTTAACGAATGCGGCGTGTCCATTGCCGTACTCACCCTGGATTCCAAGCCCTGTGACCAGGACGCGCAACGCCCCGTCATCAATACCTCGCTCGCCATCCGTCTGGTGCTCGACCGTGCCGCCACCACGCAAGAAGCTGTCGACCTGCTTTCCGCCTACGACATGCACGCCATGGCAGGACGCGATTACCACTTCTTTATCAACGACGCCGCCGGTGACGCGCGCGTAGTAGAGTGGGATCCGCGCGATCCGGACCGTGCTTTCAAAGCGACTCCTGTACGCCAGGTTACGAACTTCTACGCCTGCTATGGCGACGAAGTGCTGCCCAACCAAAAGAATGGCGAGCTGGGCCATGGTAAAGAGCGCGCCATCGCAATCGCCGATGTCCTTGACGCCCATGTCGGTGCCCAGGACGAGGCAGTCGCTTGGAAGGCCCTACGCGCTGCAGCGCAAGAACCCAATCCGAAAGACATCACCAGCAATACGCAATGGTCGGTCGTCTTTGACAATACCGAACCCGCCGCCGCCATTACGCTGCGCCGCCACTGGGGCGACGTCGACGCCTTCGCACTGTAA
- a CDS encoding methylated-DNA--[protein]-cysteine S-methyltransferase, whose protein sequence is MVTTTFASPLGEILLAADGRGLTGLWFEGQEHFGSTLLKEDPEHVEGADAVSGAGGMSSVSPANGAASSVLERSWAWLNAYFAGQEPRFTPPLHLIGTAFQREVWYELLSIPRGEVATYGEIAQRVAARHRVPGNETPVVSPRAVGAAVARNPVSIIVPCHRVVAADGSLNGYAGGLDRKEWLLRLEGAYEE, encoded by the coding sequence GTGGTCACGACGACGTTTGCTTCGCCTTTGGGCGAAATCTTGCTTGCCGCTGATGGCCGCGGTTTGACGGGGCTTTGGTTTGAGGGGCAGGAGCACTTTGGCTCCACGCTTCTCAAAGAAGATCCCGAACATGTTGAAGGCGCCGATGCAGTTTCTGGTGCTGGCGGCATGTCGTCGGTGAGTCCGGCAAATGGTGCAGCGTCTTCGGTGCTTGAGCGTTCTTGGGCTTGGCTGAATGCTTATTTTGCAGGACAGGAACCTCGGTTTACGCCGCCGTTGCATTTGATTGGCACGGCGTTTCAGCGTGAAGTTTGGTACGAGCTGCTTTCTATTCCGCGTGGCGAGGTCGCTACGTATGGCGAGATCGCCCAGCGTGTTGCGGCTCGACATCGTGTGCCGGGAAATGAGACACCCGTTGTGTCTCCCCGTGCCGTGGGGGCCGCGGTCGCTCGCAACCCTGTTTCGATTATTGTGCCATGCCATCGCGTAGTGGCGGCCGACGGCTCGCTTAACGGATATGCCGGCGGGCTTGATCGCAAGGAGTGGCTGCTTCGGCTTGAGGGCGCGTACGAGGAGTAA
- a CDS encoding M18 family aminopeptidase, whose protein sequence is MTDQETPERAHVTADDIEAANDLIDFIEACPSMFHTAATIMAELDEAGFTYLPENAAWDIEPGGRYYTQRNTSSVVAFKVGEDLAATWGEDGVAGDYHFQLTASHSDSPTFKVKAVPELDGAGETLRLNTEAYGGMIDYTWFDRPLALAGRVLVREGDRIESRLLTTEREVAIIPSLAIHMNRGVNESFAPNRAVDLCPLISAGELKQGDFDALIADELDVEPEQILGRDLFLVNRQDARIWGWADEFISTPKLDDLACAYTSLQAFLGAENARDISVFCCFDNEEVGSETKQGAMSTFLADALRRISGSLGFDDESYHRALAASMLVSCDNAHAVHPNHAEKCDARNQVVLNGGIVIKEAANQHYCTDAFSRAVFQAICDDADVPTQAFANKSDMAGGSTLGNLSNMQASMHAVDVGLPQLAMHSSYETGGVRDVMYAIRALTAFYERNLTINGAESVEL, encoded by the coding sequence ATGACGGATCAGGAAACGCCCGAGCGCGCGCACGTGACGGCCGACGATATCGAGGCTGCCAACGACCTTATCGACTTTATCGAGGCATGCCCCAGCATGTTCCATACGGCAGCGACCATTATGGCCGAGCTCGACGAGGCGGGCTTTACCTACCTGCCCGAGAATGCGGCGTGGGACATCGAGCCGGGCGGGCGTTATTACACGCAGCGCAACACCTCGAGCGTTGTTGCCTTTAAGGTGGGCGAGGACCTGGCCGCGACGTGGGGCGAGGACGGCGTTGCCGGCGACTACCATTTTCAGCTGACGGCGTCGCACAGCGACTCGCCTACGTTTAAGGTTAAGGCCGTCCCCGAGCTCGACGGCGCAGGCGAGACGCTGCGTCTGAACACCGAGGCCTACGGCGGCATGATCGACTACACCTGGTTCGATCGTCCGCTGGCGCTCGCGGGCCGCGTACTGGTGCGCGAGGGCGACCGTATTGAGAGCCGCCTGCTTACCACCGAGCGCGAGGTTGCCATTATTCCGAGCCTTGCCATCCATATGAACCGTGGCGTTAACGAGAGCTTTGCTCCCAACCGAGCCGTTGACCTGTGCCCGCTCATCAGCGCCGGTGAACTCAAGCAGGGAGATTTTGACGCTCTGATTGCCGATGAGCTGGACGTTGAGCCCGAGCAAATTTTGGGCCGCGATCTGTTCCTGGTCAATCGTCAGGATGCGCGCATTTGGGGCTGGGCCGACGAGTTTATCTCGACGCCCAAGCTCGACGACCTGGCCTGCGCCTATACCTCGCTGCAGGCATTTTTGGGTGCTGAGAACGCGCGCGATATCTCGGTCTTCTGCTGCTTTGATAACGAGGAGGTTGGCTCCGAGACCAAGCAGGGAGCCATGTCGACGTTCTTGGCTGATGCGCTGCGCCGCATTAGCGGATCGCTGGGCTTCGATGACGAGTCGTACCATCGCGCACTTGCCGCCTCGATGCTCGTGAGCTGCGATAATGCGCATGCCGTGCATCCCAACCACGCCGAGAAGTGCGATGCCCGCAACCAGGTCGTGCTCAACGGCGGCATCGTTATCAAGGAAGCCGCCAACCAGCACTACTGCACCGATGCCTTTAGCCGCGCGGTGTTCCAGGCTATTTGCGATGACGCCGACGTGCCCACGCAGGCCTTCGCCAACAAGAGTGATATGGCCGGCGGCTCCACCCTGGGCAACCTGTCTAACATGCAGGCGAGCATGCACGCCGTAGACGTGGGCCTGCCGCAGCTTGCCATGCACTCGAGCTACGAGACCGGCGGCGTGCGCGACGTGATGTACGCCATCCGCGCCCTCACCGCCTTCTACGAGCGCAACCTAACCATCAACGGCGCCGAAAGCGTGGAGCTCTAA
- a CDS encoding GyrI-like domain-containing protein, translating into MAFDFKKECKELYRPASKPSIVTVPPMSYVAVRGKGDPNTEGGEYQNALPLLYGIAYTVKMSKKGSRSIEGYFDFVVPPLEGFWWQDSPSGDIDYVRKDDFNFISCIRLPDFVSRDDFDWAVAEATAKKKLDFSAVELLKVDEGLCVQCMHTGPYDDEPATVNAMHEYTTEQGYVPDFSGTRLHHEIYLSDPRKCAPEKLKTVVRHPIKRAE; encoded by the coding sequence ATGGCGTTCGACTTTAAGAAGGAATGCAAGGAGCTCTACAGACCTGCGAGCAAGCCGAGTATCGTAACTGTCCCGCCTATGAGCTACGTTGCCGTTCGCGGAAAGGGCGACCCAAATACTGAAGGTGGCGAGTATCAAAACGCCCTGCCGCTGCTTTACGGCATCGCCTATACCGTCAAGATGTCGAAGAAAGGCTCAAGGAGTATCGAGGGCTATTTCGACTTTGTGGTACCTCCGCTCGAGGGTTTCTGGTGGCAAGACTCCCCGAGCGGCGACATCGATTATGTACGCAAGGACGATTTCAACTTTATCTCGTGCATCCGCCTGCCCGATTTCGTCAGCCGAGATGATTTTGACTGGGCAGTCGCGGAGGCCACGGCCAAAAAGAAACTGGACTTTTCTGCCGTCGAGCTGCTTAAAGTTGACGAGGGTCTCTGCGTTCAATGCATGCACACCGGGCCCTATGACGACGAACCGGCGACCGTAAACGCTATGCATGAATACACGACCGAGCAGGGCTATGTCCCCGACTTCTCAGGCACCCGTTTACATCACGAAATCTATCTCTCCGATCCACGCAAATGTGCACCGGAGAAACTAAAGACCGTGGTTCGTCATCCTATCAAGCGCGCTGAATAG
- a CDS encoding aspartate-semialdehyde dehydrogenase produces the protein MKQYTVAILGATGAVGTQMLECLNEQEFPVGKLKLLASARSAGKTVEFRGEQIVIEEACPEAFEGCDIVLGAAGDDIAKELLPEAVKRGAVVVDNSHAFRMDPEVPLVVPEINADDIKWHHGLIANPNCATIIGLVPTWPLHQLAGVKRMIVSTYQAASGAGAPGMAELEAQLAALGRGEEIPEPRAFAAQLASNLIPQIGGVKEEGFTSEEMKLQNEGRKIMHLPELRVNCTCVRVPVLRSHSESITLEFERDITAEEARVALAAAPGVKLVDDMSAEDAHERFPMPMDTSDQDLIWVGRVRRDISNPEAARGITFWCCGDQIRKGAATNAVQIAKLLCE, from the coding sequence ATGAAACAGTACACGGTTGCTATTTTGGGCGCGACGGGAGCCGTGGGCACCCAGATGCTCGAGTGCCTCAACGAGCAGGAGTTCCCGGTTGGCAAGCTCAAGCTGCTGGCGAGCGCGCGTTCTGCGGGCAAGACCGTCGAGTTCCGCGGCGAGCAGATCGTGATCGAAGAGGCTTGTCCCGAGGCCTTTGAGGGCTGTGACATTGTGCTTGGAGCTGCCGGCGACGACATCGCGAAGGAGCTACTGCCCGAGGCCGTCAAGCGCGGCGCCGTCGTGGTCGACAACAGCCATGCCTTCCGCATGGATCCCGAGGTGCCGCTGGTTGTGCCCGAGATCAATGCCGACGACATCAAGTGGCATCACGGCCTTATCGCCAACCCCAACTGCGCGACCATTATCGGCCTGGTTCCCACGTGGCCGCTGCATCAGCTCGCTGGCGTGAAACGCATGATCGTCTCGACGTACCAGGCGGCTTCGGGTGCTGGCGCCCCCGGTATGGCCGAGCTCGAGGCTCAGCTGGCCGCCCTGGGCCGTGGCGAGGAGATTCCCGAGCCGCGCGCGTTTGCCGCCCAGCTGGCGAGCAACCTGATTCCGCAGATTGGCGGCGTCAAGGAGGAGGGCTTTACCTCCGAGGAGATGAAGTTGCAAAACGAGGGCCGCAAGATCATGCATCTGCCCGAGCTGCGCGTGAACTGCACCTGTGTGCGCGTGCCCGTGCTGCGCTCTCATTCCGAGAGCATTACGCTTGAGTTTGAGCGTGATATTACGGCCGAGGAGGCCCGTGTTGCGCTGGCTGCCGCTCCGGGCGTGAAGCTGGTTGACGACATGAGCGCCGAGGATGCGCACGAGCGCTTCCCCATGCCGATGGATACGTCCGACCAGGACCTGATCTGGGTCGGCCGCGTGCGCCGCGACATCTCGAACCCCGAGGCCGCGCGCGGTATCACCTTCTGGTGCTGCGGCGACCAAATCCGTAAGGGCGCGGCAACCAACGCCGTCCAGATCGCTAAGCTGCTCTGCGAGTAG
- a CDS encoding 6-phosphofructokinase, whose translation MLRIGLLTSGGDCQALNATMRGIVKTLMTNSEEPIEIYGFEDGYQGLIYSRFRVMTPADFSGILTRGGTILGTSRTPFKRLDIPEADGVEKVPAMVHTYHKLQLDCLFMLGGNGSTKTANRLREEGLNVIALPKTIDNDTWGTELTFGFTSAIDVATKCIDDIHTTASSHGRVFVIEIMGHKVGWIPLYAGVAGGADVILIPEIPYDMDNVIKTIEHRMETGSRFTIVAVAEGAISKEDAALSKKEYKKKLAERTSPSIVYDIAKEIEAKTGRETRVAIPGHTQRGGQPDAQDRIFATQCGVEAALGCLRGEFGYMIALRDGKMCHMPLEDVAGKLKFVDPQSDLVREAKALGISFGDE comes from the coding sequence ATGCTTAGGATCGGTCTTCTTACCAGTGGCGGCGACTGCCAGGCGCTCAACGCCACCATGCGCGGCATTGTCAAAACGCTTATGACCAATAGCGAAGAGCCTATTGAGATCTATGGTTTTGAGGACGGCTACCAGGGCCTTATCTACAGCCGGTTCCGCGTCATGACGCCCGCCGATTTTAGCGGCATCCTTACCCGTGGCGGCACCATCCTGGGCACGAGCCGTACGCCGTTCAAGCGCCTGGATATTCCCGAGGCCGACGGCGTCGAGAAGGTGCCGGCAATGGTCCACACCTATCATAAGCTGCAGCTCGACTGCCTGTTTATGCTGGGCGGCAACGGCTCCACCAAGACCGCCAACCGTCTGCGCGAAGAGGGCCTCAACGTTATCGCCCTGCCTAAGACCATCGATAACGACACCTGGGGCACCGAGCTGACGTTTGGCTTTACGAGCGCCATCGACGTCGCCACCAAGTGCATCGACGACATTCACACCACCGCTTCGAGCCACGGCCGCGTGTTCGTTATCGAGATCATGGGCCACAAGGTTGGCTGGATCCCGCTATACGCCGGCGTCGCGGGCGGCGCGGATGTCATCTTGATTCCCGAGATCCCCTACGACATGGATAACGTCATCAAGACCATCGAGCATCGCATGGAGACCGGCAGCCGCTTTACCATCGTGGCCGTCGCCGAGGGCGCTATTTCCAAGGAGGACGCGGCGCTGTCCAAGAAGGAGTACAAGAAGAAGCTCGCCGAGCGCACGAGCCCGTCAATCGTGTACGACATCGCCAAGGAGATCGAGGCCAAGACCGGTCGCGAGACCCGCGTCGCCATCCCCGGTCACACGCAGCGCGGCGGCCAGCCCGACGCTCAGGACCGCATCTTTGCGACCCAGTGCGGCGTCGAGGCCGCGCTTGGCTGCCTGCGCGGCGAGTTTGGCTACATGATCGCCCTGCGCGACGGCAAGATGTGCCACATGCCGCTCGAAGATGTCGCCGGCAAGCTGAAGTTTGTCGACCCCCAGAGCGACCTGGTGCGCGAGGCCAAGGCGTTGGGCATCAGCTTCGGCGACGAATAG
- a CDS encoding ABC transporter ATP-binding protein, producing MAYIEFKDVIKTYGEGDARIHALDGASFTVERGELAIILGASGAGKTTALNILGGMDTATSGTVTVDGRDVSSANEAQLVEYRRADVGFVFQFYNLVPNLTALENVELAAQICPDSLDAEQTLCQVGLGERLGNFPAQLSGGEQQRVSIARALAKNPKLLLCDEPTGALDYKTGKQILQLLQDTCRKQGITVIIITHNSALAPMADRLIRFKSGRVESETVQQNPVPIETIEW from the coding sequence ATGGCCTATATCGAATTCAAAGACGTCATCAAGACATACGGCGAGGGCGACGCCCGCATTCACGCACTCGACGGCGCGAGCTTTACGGTCGAGCGCGGCGAGCTCGCCATCATTTTGGGTGCTTCTGGTGCCGGCAAGACCACGGCGCTCAACATTCTGGGCGGCATGGATACGGCGACTTCCGGCACCGTGACGGTGGACGGGCGCGATGTGAGCTCCGCTAACGAGGCGCAGCTCGTGGAATACCGCCGCGCCGACGTCGGCTTTGTCTTCCAGTTCTACAATCTGGTCCCCAACCTGACGGCGCTCGAAAATGTTGAGCTTGCGGCGCAAATCTGCCCCGATTCGCTCGATGCCGAGCAAACGCTTTGCCAGGTTGGCCTGGGCGAGCGCCTGGGCAACTTTCCGGCGCAGCTTTCGGGTGGCGAGCAGCAGCGCGTGTCGATCGCCCGCGCACTGGCAAAGAACCCCAAGCTGCTCCTGTGCGACGAGCCCACGGGCGCGCTCGACTATAAAACCGGTAAGCAGATCTTGCAGCTGCTGCAGGATACCTGCCGCAAGCAGGGCATTACGGTCATCATCATCACGCACAACTCCGCGCTCGCGCCCATGGCCGATCGCCTGATTCGCTTTAAGAGCGGTCGCGTGGAGAGCGAGACGGTCCAGCAAAATCCCGTGCCTATCGAGACGATCGAGTGGTAG
- a CDS encoding FtsX-like permease family protein, with product MDQDRQNSLRHDAQNTEREQDFTTYRTAQSSNDMVPTVFRRGIYRTIRGSLKRFLSIVVITALGVSVMCGLKAGCEDLCDSVDAYFDQQNVYDINVQSTYGLTDDDLDAIQEVDGVETAEGIYTETAYTAVGTTRERVVVQSLSKENIDQPVLVNGDLPESADEVAVTSKFLKASGKKLGDTVSFAANDASSSNQSAKDQFADGDYTITAEVLDPTDVSSDSTVNAFRAASAADYKFYVSEDAATSSSYSAVHVVVEGAKDLNSYSDAYAAKINEVKGNIEKIREEREKARAQELTVDTPTSLDAAERQAAMLFGIEQDNINRMAEGSDERAQAQADLDQRRAAADQQFADARAELSDLGECTWYIQDRGNIASYSSVESDSSSIEAIATVFPFIFFIVAVLISLTTATRMVEEERTLIGLYKALGYSRGRILSKYVDYALWACLIGGVLGNIIGFVGLPLFLFTVFDDMYSLPQMLLSYDIVSSIVSVALFAVGVVGATIIACRHEMAETPASLMRPKAPRAGSRILLERIGFIWRRMGFLNKVAARNLFRYKKRAFMTIFGIAGCTALVICGMGIRDTSVALSPKQYGHITRYDLLAVANPDDFSQTCAALDERSAAKDSDVTVTSTLPIMTDNVTFTFGGKSETVQLIVVPDDRTNDLDDYVRLEDESKEPLSLRDGDVYLSKSSQLVLGIQPGDTAHVQDSSLNVAKVKVSDISLNYLGNTLYMTQGTYERAFGRSVRLNGVFVLLKGSSADQIAFSKNLKSDGWLTISSTAEHWENYEANFTIINSVVVLVTFMAACLSFVVVFTLSNTNISERERELATIKVLGFRRGEVHHYVNKETLILTAIGAALGVPLGGLLAESFTYILQMPSLYFDVEVEPLSYVLAVVLSFGFTFIVNLATNRTLNKIDMVGALKSAE from the coding sequence ATGGACCAGGACCGCCAAAACAGCCTACGCCACGACGCGCAGAATACGGAGCGCGAGCAGGATTTTACGACCTACCGCACTGCCCAAAGCTCAAACGACATGGTGCCGACGGTGTTTCGCCGTGGCATCTACCGCACAATCCGAGGCAGTCTTAAGCGCTTCTTGTCAATCGTCGTGATCACCGCGCTCGGCGTGAGCGTGATGTGCGGCCTTAAGGCGGGTTGCGAGGACCTGTGCGATTCGGTTGACGCCTACTTCGACCAGCAAAATGTCTATGACATTAACGTGCAGTCGACCTATGGCCTGACTGACGATGATCTCGACGCCATCCAAGAGGTCGATGGCGTCGAAACGGCCGAGGGCATCTACACCGAGACCGCCTACACCGCCGTGGGCACAACGCGCGAGCGCGTGGTCGTGCAAAGTCTCTCCAAGGAGAATATCGATCAGCCAGTGCTCGTGAACGGCGATTTGCCCGAGAGCGCCGATGAGGTCGCGGTGACTTCGAAGTTCCTGAAGGCTTCGGGCAAAAAGCTCGGCGATACGGTGAGCTTTGCTGCCAACGATGCGAGCTCGTCGAACCAAAGCGCCAAGGATCAGTTTGCCGATGGCGATTACACCATCACGGCCGAGGTTCTCGATCCCACTGATGTGAGCTCCGACTCGACGGTCAACGCCTTCCGTGCCGCCTCGGCGGCGGACTATAAGTTCTATGTGAGCGAGGACGCCGCGACATCTTCTTCCTACTCCGCGGTCCACGTGGTCGTCGAGGGAGCCAAGGATCTCAACTCATATTCGGATGCCTACGCGGCAAAGATCAATGAGGTCAAGGGCAATATAGAGAAGATCCGCGAGGAGCGTGAGAAGGCGCGCGCTCAGGAGCTGACGGTCGACACGCCGACAAGCTTGGATGCGGCCGAGCGTCAGGCCGCCATGCTCTTTGGGATCGAGCAGGACAACATCAATCGCATGGCCGAGGGCAGCGACGAGCGTGCGCAGGCGCAAGCCGACCTGGACCAGCGCCGTGCCGCCGCCGACCAACAGTTTGCCGACGCCCGCGCCGAGCTTTCCGACCTGGGCGAATGCACCTGGTACATCCAGGACCGCGGCAATATCGCAAGCTACTCGAGCGTGGAGAGCGATAGCTCGTCAATTGAAGCCATCGCCACGGTGTTCCCGTTCATCTTCTTTATCGTCGCCGTGCTCATCAGCCTTACCACCGCCACGCGTATGGTCGAGGAGGAGCGCACGCTCATCGGCCTGTATAAGGCGCTCGGCTATTCGCGCGGACGCATCCTGTCCAAATACGTGGACTATGCGCTGTGGGCTTGTCTGATCGGCGGCGTGCTCGGCAACATCATCGGATTTGTGGGCCTGCCGCTGTTCCTGTTTACGGTGTTCGACGACATGTACTCGCTGCCCCAGATGCTGCTTTCGTACGACATCGTGTCCTCGATCGTCTCGGTGGCGCTGTTTGCCGTGGGCGTGGTGGGCGCCACGATTATCGCCTGCCGCCACGAGATGGCCGAGACCCCGGCCTCGCTTATGCGTCCCAAGGCCCCGCGCGCTGGCTCGCGCATCTTGCTCGAGCGCATCGGCTTTATCTGGCGCCGCATGGGCTTTTTGAACAAGGTCGCTGCACGCAACCTATTCCGTTACAAAAAGCGCGCCTTTATGACCATCTTTGGCATCGCGGGCTGTACGGCGCTTGTGATTTGCGGCATGGGCATCCGCGATACGTCGGTGGCGCTTTCGCCCAAGCAGTACGGGCATATCACGCGCTATGACCTGCTGGCGGTTGCCAATCCCGACGATTTTTCGCAGACGTGCGCGGCATTGGATGAGCGAAGCGCAGCCAAGGATTCCGACGTGACCGTGACTTCGACGCTGCCGATTATGACCGACAACGTCACCTTTACATTCGGCGGAAAGAGCGAGACCGTGCAGCTGATCGTGGTGCCCGATGACCGCACGAACGATCTGGACGACTATGTTCGCCTTGAGGATGAGTCCAAAGAGCCACTGTCTTTGCGTGACGGAGACGTGTATCTGAGTAAGAGTTCACAGCTGGTGCTGGGGATTCAACCGGGCGATACGGCGCACGTCCAGGATTCGTCGCTCAACGTAGCCAAGGTCAAAGTCAGCGACATTTCGCTCAACTATCTGGGCAATACGCTTTATATGACGCAGGGCACCTATGAGCGCGCGTTCGGTCGAAGCGTGCGCCTTAACGGTGTCTTTGTGCTGCTTAAGGGCTCGTCGGCCGACCAGATTGCGTTTAGCAAGAATCTTAAGAGCGACGGTTGGCTTACGATTTCGAGTACGGCCGAGCATTGGGAGAACTACGAGGCGAACTTTACGATTATCAATTCCGTCGTGGTGCTCGTGACCTTTATGGCGGCGTGCCTATCGTTTGTGGTGGTGTTTACGCTGTCCAACACGAATATCTCCGAGCGCGAACGCGAGCTGGCGACCATCAAGGTGCTGGGCTTCCGCCGTGGCGAGGTGCACCATTACGTCAACAAGGAGACGTTGATCCTCACGGCAATTGGCGCCGCGCTGGGCGTGCCACTGGGCGGCTTGCTGGCCGAGAGTTTTACGTACATTTTGCAGATGCCGTCGCTGTACTTTGACGTCGAAGTCGAGCCGCTAAGCTACGTGCTCGCCGTGGTGCTTTCCTTTGGCTTTACGTTTATCGTCAACCTCGCCACCAACCGAACGCTCAACAAGATCGACATGGTCGGCGCCCTCAAGAGCGCCGAGTAA
- a CDS encoding aspartate kinase: MIKIAKFGGSSVADAEHFKKIKAIVDADPARRFVVVSACGRRFKGDTKVTDLLYLVNAHVKYHVSCEELLEDIGQRYFDIADELGLTYPIREEFAAFAERARSGGYSTEELVSRGEYFTARLMAEYLDLPFLDAATVVAFHHDGTLSMNRTSELVQEYGQQGGFVMPGFYGATREGQIKLLDRGGGDISGSILAKCLGADLYENWTDVSGFYSADPRIVPEAQPIARVTYEELRELSYMGASVLHEEAVFPVREAGIPLVIKNTNAPQDPGTIISETADEGEAEPIITGVTGKRGFVAINVARDRTKPRVGFMRRALSVFERYDVSVEHMPTGVDRFGAVVQEQDVHDSLYSLVGDIQQEVEPLEIEVVEGLALIATVGRNLRGRAGISGHLFGMLGQAGVSVRMISQSCDEINIIIGVEEKDFDLAIQTIYRAFSDENGIVKVSDLEVPAPVDPALATLHK, from the coding sequence ATGATTAAGATTGCCAAGTTTGGCGGCTCGTCGGTCGCCGACGCCGAACACTTTAAGAAGATCAAGGCCATCGTCGATGCCGACCCGGCTCGCCGTTTTGTGGTGGTTTCCGCCTGTGGTCGCCGCTTTAAGGGCGACACCAAGGTGACCGACCTGCTCTACCTGGTTAACGCGCACGTTAAGTATCACGTGTCGTGTGAGGAGCTGCTCGAGGACATTGGCCAGCGCTACTTTGATATTGCTGACGAGCTAGGACTCACCTATCCCATCCGCGAGGAGTTTGCGGCCTTTGCCGAGCGCGCCCGCTCGGGCGGCTACTCTACCGAGGAGCTCGTGAGCCGCGGCGAGTACTTCACCGCTCGCCTGATGGCCGAGTACCTGGACCTGCCGTTCCTGGACGCCGCGACGGTTGTGGCGTTCCATCACGACGGTACGCTCAGCATGAACCGCACCTCCGAGCTGGTGCAAGAGTACGGTCAGCAGGGCGGCTTTGTTATGCCTGGCTTCTACGGCGCGACGCGCGAGGGCCAGATCAAGCTGCTCGACCGTGGCGGCGGCGACATTTCCGGCTCGATCCTGGCCAAGTGCCTAGGCGCCGACCTGTACGAGAACTGGACCGACGTTTCGGGCTTCTATTCTGCCGATCCTCGCATTGTGCCCGAGGCTCAGCCCATTGCGCGCGTTACCTACGAGGAGCTGCGCGAGCTTTCGTACATGGGCGCAAGCGTCCTGCACGAGGAGGCCGTGTTCCCTGTGCGTGAGGCGGGTATTCCGCTGGTCATCAAGAACACCAATGCACCGCAGGACCCCGGCACCATCATTAGCGAGACGGCTGATGAGGGCGAGGCGGAGCCCATCATTACCGGCGTGACCGGCAAGCGCGGCTTTGTCGCCATCAACGTCGCCCGCGACCGCACCAAGCCCCGTGTTGGCTTTATGCGCCGTGCGCTTTCGGTGTTCGAACGCTATGACGTCTCCGTCGAGCACATGCCCACCGGTGTCGACCGCTTTGGCGCCGTGGTGCAGGAGCAGGATGTGCACGACTCGCTGTACTCGCTCGTGGGCGACATTCAGCAGGAGGTCGAGCCGCTCGAGATCGAGGTTGTCGAGGGCCTGGCGCTTATCGCGACCGTCGGCCGTAACCTGCGCGGGCGCGCAGGTATCTCGGGTCACCTGTTTGGCATGCTTGGCCAGGCCGGCGTGAGCGTGCGTATGATTTCGCAGAGCTGTGACGAGATCAACATCATTATCGGTGTCGAGGAGAAGGACTTCGACCTAGCGATTCAGACCATCTACCGTGCCTTCTCCGACGAGAACGGCATTGTGAAGGTCTCCGATCTGGAGGTCCCCGCGCCGGTCGATCCCGCCCTGGCCACGCTCCACAAGTAG